DNA from Mycobacterium bourgelatii:
GCAGCAACCGAGCGGATGGTCCAAGACCTCGACGGGCAGAGCTGCGCGGCGCGGCCGTTGACCGCCGACGAGTTGGCCGAGGTCGACAGCGCGGTGCTGGCCGACCTGGAGCCGACCTGGAGCCGTCCCGGCTGGCGCCACCTCAAGCACTTCAACGGCTTCGCCACGAGTTTCTGGGTGTCACCGAACGACATCGGTCCTGAGATGCTGAATCAGGTGTGGCTTGCGGACCATCCAGAGGTGGGCGCTACGGTGCTTACCGTGAGGTTGACGACGCAGTCAGGACGGCCACAGGTGTCTGCATGGGTTCGCTATCACAGCGATTCCCGTTTGCCCAAGGAAATTGCGGCCGGGCTCAACCGGCTCACGGGTCGCCAGCTGGCCGCGGTGCGTGCCAGCCTCCCGGCACCCTCGACGCGGCCACAGCTGGTCCTTCCCAGCCGCGACCTGCGCGACCACGATGAGCTCGTGTTGCCCGTGGGCAGCGAGCCGGAGCACGCAACGAGCTCACCAACAACCCAATGACACGCGCGCAGTCTGCTGCCGAAGACGCCCGCAACGCGATGGTCGCCGGTCTGCTGGCGTCTGGGATCTCGGTCAATGGGCTGCAGCCCAGTCACAATCCGCAGGTCGCTGCCCAGATGTTCGCGACGGCGACCACGCGCGATCCCGGAATGTGCGATGCCTGGTTGGCTCGGATACTTGCGGGCGATCAGAGCATCGAAGTGTTGGCCGGCGCATGGGCCGCGGTGCGTACCTTCGGCTGGGAAACCCGCCGCCTCGGTGTGACCGATCTGCAGTTCCGGCCCGAGGTTTCCGACGGCTTGTTCCTCCGGCTGGCGGTTACCAGTGTTGATTCGCTCGCTTGCGCATACGCAGCGGTCCTGGCCGAAGCCAAGCGCTACGCGGAAGCGGCCGAATTGCTGGATAAGACAGACCCGCGCCATCCGTTCGACGCGGAGCTGGTCCGGTATGTGCGGGGGGTTCTCTACTTCCGCACGAAACGCTGGCCGGATGTGCTGAATCAGTTCCCCGAAGCGACCACCTGGCGTCACCCCGAGCTCAAGGCGGCGGGTGCGGCCATGGCGACCACGGCGCTGGCGTCCCTCGGGGTCTTCGAGGAGGCCTACCGGCGCGGGCAGGAGGCGATCGAAGGGGACCGGGTACCCGGCGCGGCGAACATCGCCCTCTACACGCAGGGCATGTGCCTGCGCCACGTTGGGCGCGAGGAAGAAGCGGTCGAATTGCTGCGTCGCGTCTATTCGCGCGACGCGAAGTTCACCCCGGCGCGAGAAGCGCTGGACAACCCGAACTTCCGGCTGGTGGTCACCGACCCGGAGACCATTGAGGCGCGGACCGACCCGTGGGACCCGGACAGCGCACCCACCCGCGCGCAGACGGAAGCGGCCCGCCACGCCGAGATGGCGGCCAAGTACCTGGCCGAAGGCGATGCCGAGCTCAACGCGATGCTCGGCATGGAGCGGGCCAAGAAGGAAATCAAACTCATCAAGGCGACGACCAAGGTGAACCTGGCCCGAGCCAAGATGGGCCTGCCTGTTCCGGTGACGTCGCGCCACACTCTGCTGCTCGGACCGCCTGGCACCGGCAAGACGTCGGTCGCGAGGGCCTTCACCAAGCAGCTGTGCGGGCTCACCGTATTGCGTAAGCCGCAGGTGGTGGAGACCAGCCGAACCAAGCTCTTGGGCCGGTACATGGCCGACGCGGAGAAGAACACCGAGGAGATGCTCGAAGGCGCACTCGGCGGTGCGGTTTTCTTCGACGAGATGCACACCCTGCACGAGAAGGGTTACTCGCAGGGCGACCCGTACGGTAACGCGATCATCAACACGCTGCTGCTGTACATGGAGAACCATCGTGACGAACTCGTCGTGTTCGGCGCGGGCTACGCCAAAGCGATGGAAAAGATGCTCGAGGTGAACCAGGGTCTGCGACGGCGCTTTTCAACGGTGATCGAGTTTTTCAGCTACACGCCGGATGAGTTGATCGCGCTGACGCTGTTGATGAGCAAGGAAAACGAGGACATCCTCACCGAGGAAACCGCGCAAATCTTGTTGCCGTCCTACACGAAGTTCTACAACGACGAGACCTACTCCGAAGACGGGGACCTGATCCGCGGTATCGACGTGCTCGGTAATGCCGGGTTCGTGCGCAACGTGGTGGAGAAGGCCCGCGACCACCGCAGCTTCCGTCTTGACGACGACATCCTCGACGAGGTGCTGGCCAGCGACACCGTCGAGTTCACCGAGGCTCAACTGCGTCGGTTCAAGGAGCTGACTCGCGAAGACCTCGCCGAGGGTCTGCGCGCCGCCGTTGCGGACGTGAAGGCAACGTAAGCGGTCCGTCCAGCTGGGACGCCCGCCAGCCGCCGGCTAGCTGTGTCGGCAGTGACCGAATCCTCTGTAGTTGAGGAACTTTCGTGTCCAATGACCGCCAGTGGCGGCCGACACGGGGGTAGGGAAGTTGACGCCGGTCGTATCGAGTGCCACTATGGCCTCTGCATGCACCTCGCTAGGTGAGGCGTCTGCACGGACATAGGCCACTGACCTCGAACGTCGAAAGACGCCCAGGGTCAGGACAGCTCTTCCCGGCTTAAGGGTTGAGCCCAAGTGGCTTCCGGCCATACCGGATACGCCGTGTGGTGCCAAAGCTCTGACGAGAGGGGTGCCGCACCTGGTGTTTCTGCCGGGTCCTCATCCCTTTGTGCTGCGCGTACCGTGGCATCCCCGTGTGCCCAGGCCCTGAGGAGGTGAGAGCGAAATGAGTACCGACGATAGTCCGTATCCCAAATCGACGATCATTTCGTTCCGATCCGGCCTCGGCGCCGTCTTCGCAATCTAAAGCGACTTAACGCAATTCGCTGATCCGCGCGCTCGCTGTAGCGAGGCCTCGTAGCTCGCGTGCGCGAAAACGCCTTAGATCCAGCGACATTGGCCCGAGCTCGGTCTTCCATGTCATTCATCAGGGGGAAGTCCGATGTCATACGTAAGCACGCATCCAGCAGCCTTGGCGCTGGCCGCCGGTCAACTGCACAGCGTCGGGTCGGCCATGGCCGCGCAGAACGCCGCGGCCGCTCCGCTGACGACGGGCCTGGCACCAGCTGCCACCGATGCGGTATCGACCTTGACCGCAACACAATTCAGTGCACAAGCCGCGCTGTACCAGGCGGTGACCGCCCAAGCGGCGGCGATCCACGAGATGTTCGTCGCCACACTCGACGCGGCCGCTGGCTCGTATGCCACCACCGAAGCCGCCAACGCCATCACGACCAGGTAAGCGAGGGAGCCAATCATGACCATCGCACTGGACTTTGCCGCGCTGCCGCCCGCGGTCAACTCCGCACGCATGTATTCGGGAGCCGGGTCGGCTCCGATGCTGGCCGCCGCCTCCGCTTGGAAGGGCCTGGCCGCCGAATTGCGCTCCACCGCATTGTCTTACGAATCAGTCCTGTCGGCGCTTGCCAGTGAACAATGGCACGGCCCGGCGGCTGCCTCGATGGCGGCCGCGGCGGCGCCCTACATCGCGTGGATGAACGCCACGGCCGCCCAGGCCGAGCAGACCGCCATGCAGGCTGAGGCCGCCGCGGGCGCGTACGAGGCGGCTTTCGCGGCGACCGTTCCGCCACCACTGATCGTGGCCAATCGCGCCCAATTGGCGGCTCTGATCGCCACCAACATCCTGGGCCAAAACACCCCGGCCATCGCGGCGACGGAGGCCGAATACTGCGAGATGTGGGCGCAAGACGCTGCAGCCATGTACGCCTATGCCGGTTCGTCAGCCGCGGCTACGGAGTTGAGCCCGTTCGAACAGCCGCGAGAGATGACGACAGGCGGCGGTTTGGTGGCCCAGGCGGCCGCGGTGGTCCAGGCCACCGGCAGTGCCGCCGCCAGCCAGCAGGGCACCCTGTCGGAGTTGATGTCTGCGGTTCCCGCTGCGCTGCAGGGTCTCTCGGGGTCCGGTGGCGCGAACTCGTTGCCGGACATCGCGAATCTGCTGCTGACGGGATCGGGCCCGTCGTGGTTGTCCGGTTTCTGGGCTCAGTGGGGACCCAACGCGAACATCTGGAACACCATCACTTCGACCGGGACTCTGACGCCGGGTGCGACGGTTGGGACCCTGTCGAGTTTGTTCGGGACGTCCGCGATAGGTGGCGTGGCTGAGGCCGCCGAAGCGACGCTTCCAGGCGGGCTTGGTACCGCCGCGGGCAGCCAGTTGGGCGGTGTCAGCAGCGCTGCGGCGAGCCAGTTGGGCCCCGCAGGCGGCCTCGGCGCCGTCGTCGCTGGAACAGGTAACGCGGGCAGTGTCGGCAAGTTGGCCGTGCCGCCGAGCTGGACGGCGGCCGCGCCGCTGGCCAGCCCTCATGCCGCAGTGTTGGGCGGCACACCGATGGTTGCGCCGCCGCCGGCGGGGACCCCCGGCATGCCGAGCGTACCGCTGGGCAATGTAGCCGCCGAACCCTTCGGCCGCGCGGTTCCGCAGTACGGGTTCCGTCCCCTCGTCGTCGCACGACCGCCCGCCGCAGGATAGCGGAACCGGTCCGCCCAGAATCTCTTTCAGCAAGCTCCCAGTTACTGGGCAGGCGCACGACAGCGGATTCGGCCCGCCGTCTTCTAACGTTTTAGTTAGTTGTTGCTGAGGTTAGGAGATTCCCACGATGAGGGTCAGCACCCGCCGCGGCGAGGCCGGTCCCCTCGACGCCCGTGTGCTGCCGCTCGCGCCTCGGTTTGCGTTCGCCGACTCCTCGTGAGTGACGCGTGCGTGTGACGAGGCACGCTTGTGACGTATTTTTGGTATTTAGACCCCAATTGGCATTTTAAGAATTACTCATGACGCAAGCCTCGCATTCCTATTCTTGATTAGTCACCGAGGCTGGTCATTCAATTTCGAATGCGATTTCACATGGCGCCATATTGCGGTGTGATTGCACCGCTGTTAAAACAGGCTCTGACCACGCGTTTTGATATTTTTGTCGTTAGCTATCGACGGATCTCACCGGCATCGGCCAAGCACGGAGACTTCTTGTTTACATCGCCATTACTTACCGGGAACTCCCGCAAAATAATCGTCCCAGAACCTATTAGCAGATCAGACAGGGGGTCTGAAACAGGCAACAGCCCGGGGTCATCGAGCCGGCGCATTACCCCGATATATCTCAATACCAGGTGCATCGAGAAGTTCTATTCCAGCTTTGTCGTCGAAGGTTCCGCAGCGACCCGCCACGACGATCATCGACGGATCAAGAGGTACACAGATGGATTACGGAGCGCTGCCGCCCGAAATCAATTCCGGGCGCATGTATACCGGTCCGGGCGCGGGGCCGATGCTTGCCGCCGCGGCGGCCTGGGACGAGTTGGGCGCCGAATTGCATTCCACCGCAGTGGCTTACGCCTCAGTCATCGAGAGCCTAACGGCCGGAACCTGGTTGGGGCCGACATCGATCAGCATGGCGGCCGCCGCGGGACCGTTCGTGTCGTGGCTGTCGGCCACCGCTGCCCGCGCCGATCAGGCAGCGGCACAGGCGAATACGGCGGCCGCCGCATACGAGGCGGCGTTCATGGCTACCGTTCCACCGCCGATCATCGAGGCCAATCGCGCGCTGCTGCTAACGCTGATCGCCACCAACATTTTCGGCCAGAACACCCCCGCGATCGCGGCGACGGAGGCCGAGTACATGGAGATGTGGGCGCAGGACGCCACGGCGATGTACGTGTATGCGGGATCGTCGGCCGCCGCGTCGCAGCTGACGCCGTTTACCGAGCCGCCCCAGACCACGAACGCGGCGGGCCAGGCGGCTCAGGCCGCGGCGGTATCGCAGGCTTCGGGCGCCGCCGTCGGCGCCGAGGTCACGACGCAGCTGCCCCAGTTCATCAACTCGTTGCCCACCGCCTTGCAGGGGTTGGCCAGCACCATCGGGTCGTCGCCGACGACGGGATCGACCTCTTTCCTTCCCGGACTTGCGTTGCCGCAACTCGCCAACGCGACACTGCCGTCGGGCTTCGCGGGCGACCTGGCCAACTTCAACGCCATCTTTTCGACGCTGACCGGCCCGTTCTCCCTGCAGGGCTTCTCGTCCATACCCGGTGGCCCGTTCCTGTCGTTCGGGCAGGTATACGCCTACGCACAGAACGGGCAGGCGCTGCAATCCTTCTTCACGCCGGCGGCACCCATCAAAGGGACGTTGGCACCGATCGCCGAGGGGGTCGCGGCCAATCTGTCGTCCGCGAACTCGGTGGGCGGGATCGCGGGGTCCATGGGCCACGCGGCACAGGTGGGCAGCATGTCGGTGCCCCAAGGCTGGACCACCGCGGCCCCGGCCCTGCGCTCGGTCGCCTCGACATTGACGGCAAATCTGGCGGCAGCGGCTCCGGCAGCCTCATCGGCCGGAGAGGCCGGCATTTTCAGCGAGATGGCGATGTCGGCCCTGGCGGGAAATGCGCTCAGCGCCACCGCAGTGGGTTCCGGAAGCAGCGGTGCGGCCGTGAAGGCGCTAGGAGGAGTCGTCGCGGAAGCCGACCCCGCCGCCGCCATGATCTTCGTCCTGCCGCCGATGGAGGACTGACCGTGCTGACCACTAAGACGCGCACTCCGGCAGGGGGTAGATAGGGATGTTCTACGCAGCGTTTCCGCCCGAAATCAACTCGGGCCGCATGTATACCGGTCCGGGGGCGGGGCCGATGCTGGCCGCCGCGGCCGCATGGGACGAACTGGCGGCCGAATTGCAGGTCACCGCCGCGTCCTATTCCTCGGTGATCACCGGCTTGACCAGTGGGCCGTGGGTAGGCCCGTCGTCAATGGCCATGGCGGCCGCGGCAATGCCGTACGTAACCTGGATGAGCGGCACGGCGGCACAGGCGGCGCAGGCTGCCAGCCAAGCCAATGCGGCTGCGGCAGCGTACGAGACGGCCTTCAGCGCCCACGTCCCACCGGCCGAGATCGCGGCCAACCGCAGCCAACTGGCTGTGCTCGTGGCTACCAACCTCTTCGGGCAGAACACGGCGGCCATCGCCGCTACCGAGGCCCAGTACAGCGAAATGTGGGCCCAGGACGCTGTCGCGATGGACGATTACGCCGCCTCGTCGGCCGCTGCGAGTGACGTCACGCCGTTCACTGAACCACCCGAAGTCGTCAACGCGGGCGGGCTGGCCAACCAAGCTCTCGCCGCGGGTCAATCGGCCGGCAGCGCGGCGGGCAGCGTTGCCCAGTCGGTCCTCTCGGCGAGCAACCCGGTTTCGCAACTGCTGCAAGTGCTCGCCAACCTCAGCACCGACTACACCGCCACCATCAACGGTCTGCTCAACGGCCTCTTCGGCTCCGCCGGGGCGTCGACCTTCACGAGCTTGTACAACGCGGTGAAGGTACCCCTCGGATTTTCCACCCAGTTCAACGACATCGGGTTGCTGATCAACTTCCCAGTGTCACAGTTCCTGAAGTTCGCTTCGAAGTCCGCGATGTTGGGTGAGCTGCCCAAGGACGCCCTGGAGGGCGGGCTGGTGCCGCATTGGGGCCGCGGCTGGCTTACCAGTGCGTTATCGCCAAGTCCCGCAGCTCATTTCGGGCGTGGCACGTTGGTGGGGTCGTTGACGGTGCCGCCCAGCTGGACCGCGAACACTCCGGCCATCCAGACGGTCGCCGCCGCACTGTCGGCGGCTGGGCCGGAGGCCGTGCCCGCGGCCGAGCTGGGCCAGGGCAGCCTGCTGAGTTCGATGTCTTTGGCCGGCATGGCCGGAAGTGCTTTCGGTGCCGGGGCTCCCGGTGTGCTGGCCGGCAGCGGCGCCCGAAGAAGTCTCACGCCGGTCAAAGACCTCAAAGACCTCAAATCGCCGGAAATGCTCAAGCGCATGGTCGCCCAGATCTCGGACCGGCCCGACAGCGTCCAGCACCACACCGTCGACCCGGAGGGTCTTGACAGCCTGCTCGAACAACTTGCGAAGAAGCCCGGAATTCACGCAGTGCACCTAGCCAAGAGCGGCAAGTCCAGTGTCGTGCCGCCGGACGCGCAATTGGGTTGAGAGATGAGTTGGTACCGAATGCTGTTCCAAAGCAGAACCTTTGACCTATGGCGTCGCCACGAGAACGAGAGGTGAATCAATGAAAGGGTTGATAGCACTCATCGGCATCTGTGCCGCGATCGGCATCGCAGCGCCCGCATATGCGGATCCCGATAATGGTCCGGGTGGTGACGACGCGGGCTTCCTCGCCGCGCTGCAGCACGCCGACATCGGCTACCGCAACCCCGCGCAAGCGATCGGGTCGGCGAAAGCAGTGTGCACCTGTTTGAACAGCGGCGAATCCGGGCTGGAGTTGGTCCACGACGTGCAGACTCACAACCCCGCCTTCAACATGGACGCCGCCGCCGAATTCGCCGTTCTTTCGTCGAAATACTACTGCCCGCAACATCTTTCGAAAAACTGACCCAAGCTGGCGCGACGGGTCGCCCCGTCGACCTAGACCCCGGATGCTACCTGGGGTCAGTCGCTGTCGAAGGCTGCCCATTAGACCCCGAGTCGCAGCTCCGGCGACATAATCGAATTCAAAATAGCCGCCACGCGGTCTGTTTCTGACAACAGAAGTCGCTACTCGGCGCGGCAATTTGCTGTGTGACCCCTTGCGGCAGCATTCCTCGCGCTTTGGTAACCCCCCCGGGACGCCAGCTATCGCCATCGCTTAGCCCCAACACGAGTATTTCGGCCCCAATATTTCGCCCTGGCAGCCCGGCGAGTCTGCGCATTCCAGGAAAGAGCCTGCGATAGCAATTGGCTGCGAGGCGATGCGCGGAACCGGTTGCGCAGAATACGTGGAGCTATGCGGAGAACCATTAGCAGACCTCGTGAGTTTTGTATGAGGTCGGCCAGACCTGCGGCTAGATGGGTAACCGCATGGCTACCATGGCTGGCACCAAGGGGACCGGAGGTATTGGATGGACTTCGGGGCATTACCGCCGGAAATAAATTCTGGACGGATGTATACGGGGGCGGGATCTGGGCCGATGTTGGCGGCGGCGGCTGCCTGGGACGCGTTGGCCGCAGAACTGCACTCGAATGCGGCCTCGTATGGCGCGACGATTCAGGGCGTCACTGTCGGCACGTGGCACGGGCCGGCGGCGACAGCGATGGCGACCGCGGCTACGCCGTATGTGGCGTGGATGACCGAGACCGCGGCACGGGCGGAGCAGGCCGCCGCGCAGGCCAAACTCGCCGCTGCCGCGTACGAGACCGCATTCGCGGCGACGGTGCCGCCGCCGGCCGTCGCGGCCAACCGCGCCCTGCTCATGGCGCTCGTTGCCACCAATATTTTCGGGCAGAACACCGCGGCGATCGCCGCCACCGAAGCGGAGTACGCGGAGATGTGGGCCCAAGACGCCGCGGCCATGTACGGCTACGCGGGCTCGTCGGCGGCCGCCACCGAGCTGACGCCGTTCGAGCAGCCCCCGGAGACCACCGACCCGGCCGGCATAGGCGGGCAATCCGCGACGGTTGCCGAGGCCGTCGGCGCCTCGGAGATTCAGTCGCAGCTCAGCCAGGTGATGACCGCTATCCCCAATGCGCTGGCCAATGTGGGACCCGCGGCGGCCGCGGCACCCGCGGCAACGACGCCGATCGGCAATGCGATCGAGGCTCTCAACCCCTTTATCGTCGGCATTCGTCCCTTCTTCGCCGCCATCACCGGCGCGTACGCGCCGATCATCCCGTTCGTGCTGTTCGGCGGGTGGTGGCTGTTCGCCGGGCAGATCCTCGGCCTGTCGCAGAACGCGCCGGGGGTGGCTACCCTGCTCAGCACCGGCGGGAAGCCCGTTGCCGGCCTGTCGCCGCTGCGCGGAGGTTACGTGGCAGCCATAACGCCGGGAGCTGCGGGGGCCGCCGGGGCCATGGGGAATTCCACGCTGGTCGGATCGCTGTCGGTGCCGCAGGGCTGGGTGCAGGCCGCTCCGGTGCTAAGGACGATGACATCCGTGCTGCCGAGTGCGACACCAGAGGCGCTCGCGGCCATGCCTGCAGCAGCCGAAGGCGGCATGTTCGGCGAAATGGCCATGGCCAGTCTCGCCGGACAAGCGCTGGCTGGGGCCAGCGTGCGCACCGTCAGCAACGGGTCGGCCGGCGTTGTGGGAGGCGCGGCGGCGGCAGCTGGCGAGGAGGCCGCGACGGCGACCATCATCGTGATACCGGCGGACTGACCGGTGGCCTTTACAGCAGACGCGGCAGGAAGGCCGGAATTATGATTTTTGCTTTGCGGCCCCCGGAGATCACCTCCGGGCTGATGTACATGGGGCCGGGCGCGGGCCCGATGATCGCGGCGGCGACGGCGTGGGACGCCCTGGCCGCCGAACTGCAATCGACGGCCGCCTCGTACGGGCTGATCGTCGACGGGTTGGCCAATGAAGAGTGGATAGGTCCTTCGTCGGCGGCGATGGCGGCGGCCGTCGTGCCGTATGTGGCGTGGATGTCCGCGACCGCGGCGCAGGCCAAGGCGGCAGCGGAGCAGGCTCAGGCCGCGGTGAGCGCCTACGAGGCCGCTTTCGCCGCGGTGGTGCCACCGCAGGCAATCGCTATCAATCGCAGCGAGTTGGCGTCGCTGGTGGCAACCAACCTGTTCGGTCAGAATACTGCCGCGATCGCCGCCCTGGAGGCGCAGTACGGGGAAATGTGGGCCCAGGACACGTCGGCGATGCTCACTTACACCGGCTCGTCGGCCGCCGCGGCCAGGCTGACGCCGTACACGGAACCGCCGCAAATCACGAACGAGTCCGGAGTCGCCGCCCAGCAGGCCGCGATCGGGCAGGCCAGCGGCCTGTCCGCCGGCACCGCGGCCACGACGGCGGCAACAGCGGCCGCGACGGCCGCTCCGACGGCGGCGCCGGTGTTCCCGTTCGACATCGTCCTGGCGGTCTTCGAGGCGCTCGGCAGCGGCGGCACCGCCTACATGCAAGCCATGGGCCAACTGCTCAATGCCCTCACCGGGACACCGTTGGCCGCTCAGACGTGGGAAAACTTCTTCGGGATCTTCGCCGACATCGGCCGGTTCAGCACCGTCGCCAACGACATCATGAGCATCCCCAACCTCGCCATGACCGAATTCAAGCTGTTCTGGAAGCCGCCGCTCGAGGACATCCCGAAGTCGGCGCTGGGAGCGGGCTTGGGGATGGCGTCGCACGTACAAGGCCTGGGCAGCGCGACGACGGCGAGCGTGGGCGCGGCCAACGTGGTGGGAAAGTTGTCCGTGCCGCCTAGCTGGGCCACGGCAACGCCCGCGATCAGGATGGCCTCCACCGCGTTGCCGGCCACCAGTCTGGCCGCGGCGCCCTCGGCGGGGGTCTCCGCCGACCTGGTCAACCAGATGGCGATGGGCAGCATGACCGGGGGTGCCATCGGCGGCGCCGCCGCGCAGATACTCAGCGGTAGCGGTGCACGCGCCCGCGCCAACGGCGGGAAAGGTCCCGTCGAACCGGTCAAGTTGGACGAAGTCATCGCAAAGCTGCAGAAGGAACCCGACTCGGTCAAACACTGGAACGTCGACAAGGCGGGCCTGGACGCACTGCTCGAAAAATTGTCCAAGGAGCCGGGCATTCACGCCGTGCACGTATCCAACAAGGACAAGCCCAAGGTGACCTTGCCCGACGCGCAACTGGGCGGGACATGAGACTGCCGCTTGCCCTTGCTGCCGCCGTCGCGTTCATCGGTTGCGCGGCACCGGCGCACGCCGACCCCGCCCAGGACTCGGCGTTCATCAACGCGCTTGCCAACGCCGGCATCACGGTTCCCGACCCCGCAGCAGCCGTCGTCTCCGCCCAGGCGGTGTGCGGGTTGATGCGCAACGGCGAAACCGGCTTGCAGGTGCTGACCGACGTGAAGAAGCAGAATCCCGCGCTGACGTTGGACGGCGCGGCGCTGTTCACGGCCATCGCGTCGAACACCTACTGCCCCGAGCATCTGGGCCAGCCGGAGGGCGGCTACTTCTAGCGGATCCCGGTCGCCTGCGCTCTATCCGGTGTTCACCCTGATCTGATTGGCTGACGTGTTGGTTTGTCGATCGAGAGAGCGGGTGGGCCGGTGTCTACGCTGAGCGTCGCCGATTTCGCGCTCCGACTCGGTGTCGGCGTGGGCTGCGGCGCGCTCATTGGCATCGAGCGGCAGTGGCGGGCCCGGATGGCCGGGCTGCGCACCAACGCCCTGGTCGCCGCCGGCGCGACGTTGTTCGTGCTCTACGCGGTGTCCACCGAGGACAGCAGCCCAACCAGGGTCGCGTCGTATGTGGTGTCCGGGGTCGGCTTCCTGGGAGGCGGGGTGATCCTGCGCGAGGGAGCAAACGTCCGCGGTCTCAACACCGCTGCCACCCTGTGGTGTTCGGCGGCGGTTGGCGTGTTGGCGGCATCGGGGCATTTGGTGTTCACCGCGATCGGCACCGCCGTCGTCGTCATCATCCACCTGTTCGGGCGACCCTTGGGCCGGCTCATCGATCGCGATAACAGCGCCGACGAGGACGAAGGGCTGCAGCCCTATCGGGTCCAGGTGGTGTGCCGCCGGAAGTCCGCGAAATACGCACGCGCGCAAGTTGTTCAGCACACCAGCAACAACGACATCATCCTGCGCGGCATCCATACCAGCCGGGATGACGAGGGCGACGAGGTCACGTTGACCGCCCACCTGCTGATGGACGGCCACACGCCGGCCAAACTGGAGCGGCTGGTCGCCGAATTATCTTTGCAGCCGGGGATTTTCGCGGTCCACTGGTACGCGGGTGAACAGGCGCAAGTGGAGTGACGGCACCGGGACTCAGGGCCGGTCTTGCAGGTCGGGGGCGGCCGCGGCCAGCAGATCCGCGCGGTCTTTGGTCAGCGGCGGGTAGATCCGCGCAGTGTTGATGGTCCGCTTGGTGGCTTTG
Protein-coding regions in this window:
- a CDS encoding PPE family protein — protein: MIFALRPPEITSGLMYMGPGAGPMIAAATAWDALAAELQSTAASYGLIVDGLANEEWIGPSSAAMAAAVVPYVAWMSATAAQAKAAAEQAQAAVSAYEAAFAAVVPPQAIAINRSELASLVATNLFGQNTAAIAALEAQYGEMWAQDTSAMLTYTGSSAAAARLTPYTEPPQITNESGVAAQQAAIGQASGLSAGTAATTAATAAATAAPTAAPVFPFDIVLAVFEALGSGGTAYMQAMGQLLNALTGTPLAAQTWENFFGIFADIGRFSTVANDIMSIPNLAMTEFKLFWKPPLEDIPKSALGAGLGMASHVQGLGSATTASVGAANVVGKLSVPPSWATATPAIRMASTALPATSLAAAPSAGVSADLVNQMAMGSMTGGAIGGAAAQILSGSGARARANGGKGPVEPVKLDEVIAKLQKEPDSVKHWNVDKAGLDALLEKLSKEPGIHAVHVSNKDKPKVTLPDAQLGGT
- a CDS encoding DUF732 domain-containing protein; the encoded protein is MRLPLALAAAVAFIGCAAPAHADPAQDSAFINALANAGITVPDPAAAVVSAQAVCGLMRNGETGLQVLTDVKKQNPALTLDGAALFTAIASNTYCPEHLGQPEGGYF
- a CDS encoding MgtC/SapB family protein — translated: MSTLSVADFALRLGVGVGCGALIGIERQWRARMAGLRTNALVAAGATLFVLYAVSTEDSSPTRVASYVVSGVGFLGGGVILREGANVRGLNTAATLWCSAAVGVLAASGHLVFTAIGTAVVVIIHLFGRPLGRLIDRDNSADEDEGLQPYRVQVVCRRKSAKYARAQVVQHTSNNDIILRGIHTSRDDEGDEVTLTAHLLMDGHTPAKLERLVAELSLQPGIFAVHWYAGEQAQVE